From Streptomyces sp. CMB-StM0423, a single genomic window includes:
- a CDS encoding DUF2752 domain-containing protein — MLRRPATAPLALAAAGAAGAAYLYGTNPHEPGHWLPRCPFNWATGLDCPACGATRMAYDLLHGDLGSAFHSNALMLLLGLPFAAVLYGRWLYEGLRGRRWRPSFGRLGTAAVLGVAVVWAVVRNVA; from the coding sequence CTGCTGCGCCGGCCGGCCACCGCACCGCTCGCACTGGCGGCGGCGGGGGCCGCGGGCGCGGCGTACCTCTACGGCACGAACCCCCACGAGCCGGGGCACTGGCTGCCCCGCTGCCCGTTCAACTGGGCCACAGGACTGGACTGTCCCGCCTGCGGCGCTACCCGCATGGCGTACGACCTCCTCCACGGCGACCTCGGCTCCGCCTTCCACAGCAACGCCCTGATGCTGCTGCTCGGCCTGCCGTTCGCGGCGGTGCTCTACGGCCGCTGGCTGTACGAGGGCCTGCGCGGGCGCCGCTGGCGGCCGTCCTTCGGGCGGCTCGGCACGGCGGCGGTGCTGGGCGTGGCGGTGGTGTGGGCCGTGGTGCGGAACGTGGCGTGA
- a CDS encoding DUF7059 domain-containing protein, producing the protein MVPVSATDDLPLPDFPFPDGAAELRAALLAAGFTADGLLDLLGAPAYAALARSETVPAERATRWPPGGTPPALATLTRLFLLQHAVPRAHAEAVLPLAACLTDGWVREDGEAVRAVVDVRPYSGPEGQDWWIVSDLGCAVGGAAGARRAGAYGTGPPGASGADLVLGVGGASTTLAGLTVPLDGGRVLDLGTGSGIQALHAGARADAVTATDVNPRALDCARLTLALSGAPTADLRAGSLFEPVAGERYDLIVSNPPFVISPAARLTYRDGGMAGDELCRTLVAGAAGHLAEGGYCQLLANWQHVEDEDWRERVAGWVPPGCDAWIVQREVQDVTQYAELWLRDAGDHADPAAYAARYDDWLDAFAATRTRAVGFGWITLRRTDAAEPAVTVEDWPHAVEQPLGAAVVEHFARQDFLRRTDDAALLATTFRLADDVVQEQVGRPGEEDPEHVVLRRELGMRRATRVDTVSAGFAGACDGTLPAGVILDAIAQVLAADPAALRERTPEMIRLLVEQGFLAPAG; encoded by the coding sequence ATGGTGCCCGTGAGCGCGACCGACGATCTTCCCCTCCCCGACTTCCCCTTCCCCGACGGCGCCGCCGAGCTGCGCGCGGCGCTGCTCGCGGCGGGCTTCACCGCCGACGGCCTGCTGGACCTCCTGGGCGCCCCCGCGTACGCGGCCCTCGCGCGCAGCGAGACCGTCCCCGCCGAGCGGGCGACCCGGTGGCCGCCCGGCGGGACGCCGCCGGCGCTCGCCACCCTGACCCGGCTCTTCCTCCTCCAGCACGCCGTCCCCCGGGCGCACGCCGAGGCGGTGCTGCCGCTGGCCGCGTGCCTCACGGACGGCTGGGTGCGGGAGGACGGCGAGGCGGTACGGGCCGTGGTCGACGTCCGGCCGTACAGCGGCCCCGAGGGACAGGACTGGTGGATCGTCTCGGATCTGGGCTGCGCGGTGGGGGGTGCCGCCGGGGCACGGCGGGCCGGTGCGTACGGAACCGGGCCACCCGGTGCGTCCGGCGCGGATCTCGTCCTCGGCGTCGGCGGCGCCTCCACGACGCTCGCCGGGCTCACCGTGCCGCTCGACGGCGGGCGCGTACTCGACCTCGGCACCGGCTCGGGGATCCAGGCGCTGCACGCCGGCGCCCGCGCCGACGCCGTCACCGCCACCGACGTCAACCCCCGCGCCCTCGACTGCGCCCGGCTCACGCTCGCCCTCTCCGGCGCGCCCACCGCGGACCTGCGGGCCGGGTCGCTCTTCGAGCCGGTGGCCGGCGAGCGGTACGACCTGATCGTCTCCAACCCGCCGTTCGTCATCTCGCCCGCCGCCCGGCTGACCTACCGCGACGGCGGCATGGCCGGCGACGAGCTCTGCCGCACGCTGGTCGCCGGAGCCGCGGGACACCTCGCCGAGGGCGGCTACTGCCAGCTCCTCGCCAACTGGCAGCACGTCGAGGACGAGGACTGGCGCGAGCGCGTCGCGGGCTGGGTGCCGCCCGGCTGCGACGCGTGGATCGTGCAGCGGGAGGTGCAGGACGTCACGCAGTACGCCGAGCTGTGGCTGCGCGACGCGGGCGACCACGCCGACCCCGCGGCGTACGCCGCCCGCTACGACGACTGGCTCGACGCCTTCGCCGCCACCCGCACCCGCGCGGTCGGCTTCGGCTGGATCACCCTGCGCCGTACGGACGCGGCGGAACCCGCGGTCACCGTCGAGGACTGGCCGCACGCCGTCGAACAGCCGCTCGGCGCGGCCGTGGTGGAGCACTTCGCGCGGCAGGACTTCCTGCGCCGTACGGACGACGCGGCGCTGCTCGCGACGACGTTCCGGCTCGCGGACGACGTGGTGCAGGAGCAGGTGGGCCGACCGGGTGAGGAGGACCCGGAGCACGTGGTGCTGCGCCGGGAGCTGGGGATGCGGCGGGCGACGCGGGTGGACACGGTCTCCGCGGGCTTCGCCGGCGCGTGCGACGGGACGCTGCCCGCGGGGGTCATCCTGGACGCCATCGCGCAGGTGCTGGCGGCGGACCCGGCGGCGCTGCGGGAGCGTACGCCGGAGATGATCAGGCTGCTGGTGGAGCAGGGGTTCCTGGCCCCGGCGGGCTGA
- a CDS encoding small secreted protein, whose amino-acid sequence MNKKLAAALAGAAVTLLAATGCSDDNGAEVQKWAGSLCDRIQPELQKRDQANLAIGEATTEKDPRKVQEADAQAFGEISEAYTAMSKAVNKVGAPPVDDGKNTHGGAVTELQQVASAYADLQKQVEDLDVKDQAAFAEGLRELAGEADKISKSGDQALNKLQAGEVGQALAEQEGCQKSKAKPSQKA is encoded by the coding sequence GTGAACAAGAAGCTTGCCGCCGCCCTGGCCGGTGCCGCCGTCACGCTGCTCGCGGCGACCGGCTGCAGCGATGACAACGGGGCGGAGGTCCAGAAGTGGGCGGGCTCCCTCTGCGACCGGATCCAGCCGGAGCTGCAGAAGCGGGACCAGGCCAACCTCGCCATCGGCGAGGCGACGACCGAGAAGGACCCCCGGAAGGTGCAGGAGGCGGACGCCCAGGCGTTCGGCGAGATCTCCGAGGCGTACACGGCGATGAGCAAGGCCGTGAACAAGGTGGGCGCGCCGCCGGTCGACGACGGCAAGAACACCCACGGCGGTGCCGTGACCGAGCTGCAGCAGGTGGCCTCGGCGTACGCGGACCTGCAGAAGCAGGTGGAGGACCTGGACGTCAAGGACCAGGCGGCGTTCGCGGAGGGCCTGCGCGAGCTGGCGGGCGAGGCCGACAAGATCAGCAAGAGCGGCGACCAGGCGCTGAACAAGCTGCAGGCGGGCGAGGTCGGCCAGGCGCTGGCCGAGCAGGAGGGCTGCCAGAAGTCGAAGGCCAAGCCGTCGCAGAAGGCGTAG
- a CDS encoding TM2 domain-containing protein: MSDPYQNPYGQQPGQPGQPGQPGQQPQPGYGYPQYGQQDPNQNPYAQQAGQQPGYGYPGGQPGGLPQAPAAAAGYDPNAPYGYDPHGRPYSDKSKIVAGVLQLFIGTLGIGRFYTGHTGMAIAQLLTCGGVGIWALIDGIMILVSDDKTDAKGRVLRS, from the coding sequence GTGTCCGATCCGTATCAGAATCCTTATGGCCAGCAGCCCGGACAGCCGGGCCAGCCCGGGCAGCCGGGGCAGCAGCCCCAGCCGGGATACGGCTATCCGCAGTACGGCCAGCAGGACCCGAACCAGAACCCGTACGCGCAGCAGGCAGGCCAGCAGCCGGGGTACGGCTACCCGGGTGGTCAGCCCGGCGGTCTCCCGCAGGCCCCGGCCGCCGCGGCGGGCTACGACCCGAACGCTCCGTACGGCTACGACCCGCACGGCCGTCCGTACTCGGACAAGTCCAAGATCGTCGCGGGCGTGCTGCAGCTCTTCATCGGCACGCTGGGCATCGGCCGCTTCTACACCGGGCACACCGGCATGGCCATCGCCCAGCTCCTCACCTGCGGCGGCGTGGGCATCTGGGCCCTCATCGACGGCATCATGATCCTCGTCAGCGACGACAAGACCGATGCCAAGGGCCGCGTCCTCCGCTCCTGA
- a CDS encoding sodium-translocating pyrophosphatase: protein MAGHFTPLQQDHLLAVELTSGNRAIVAIIAVVALAALAVAVVLLRQVLAAGEGTDNMKKIAAAVQEGANAYLARQLRTIAIFAAVVFFLLFLLPADDWSERAGRSIFFLVGAAFSAATGYIGMWLAVRSNVRVAAAARAATPREGEPAKDLTAVSHEATKLAFRTGGVVGMFTVGLGLLGACSVVLVYAADAPKVLEGFGLGAALIAMFMRVGGGIFTKAADVGADLVGKVEQGIPEDDPRNAATIADNVGDNVGDCAGMAADLFESYAVTLVAALILGKVALGDAGLAFPLIVPAIGVVTAMIGVFVVAPKASDRSGMTAINRGFFISAVISLVMVAIAVFAYLPSSYTDLDGVGAGIAEHDGNPQVLALVAVAIGIVLAAVIQQLTGYFTETNRRPVRDIGKTSLTGPATVVLAGISIGLESAVYTAVLIGLSVYGAFLLGGTSIMLALFAVALAGTGLLTTVGVIVAMDTFGPVSDNAQGIAEMSGDVEGDGAQVLTNLDAVGNTTKAITKGIAIATAVLAAAALFGSYRDAVNEAVSEATNVGNPLALSLDIGQPNNLVGLILGAAVVFLFSGLAINAVSRSAGAVVFEVRRQFREHPGIMDYSEEPEYGKVVDICTRDALRELRTPGLLAVMAPIAVGFTFGVGALASFLAGAIGAGVLMAVFLANSGGAWDNAKKLVEDGHHGGKGSEAHAATVIGDTVGDPFKDTAGPAINPLLKVMNLVALLIAPAVVKFSYGDDANLGVRAVIAIAAIGIIAGAVYISKRRGIAVGDEESETTAPTGPSPTSSTDPAVVNG, encoded by the coding sequence ATGGCGGGGCATTTCACCCCACTACAGCAGGACCACCTACTGGCCGTGGAACTCACCAGCGGCAACCGGGCCATCGTGGCGATCATCGCCGTGGTCGCGCTTGCCGCACTCGCGGTCGCCGTGGTCTTGCTCCGTCAGGTACTCGCCGCCGGCGAGGGCACAGACAATATGAAGAAGATCGCGGCGGCGGTACAGGAAGGTGCGAACGCCTATCTGGCCCGCCAGTTGCGCACCATCGCCATCTTCGCGGCCGTGGTGTTCTTCCTGCTCTTCCTGTTGCCCGCGGACGACTGGTCGGAGCGGGCGGGACGCTCGATCTTCTTCCTGGTCGGTGCCGCATTCTCGGCCGCGACCGGGTACATCGGCATGTGGCTCGCGGTCCGCAGCAACGTGCGCGTGGCAGCCGCCGCGCGCGCCGCCACTCCGCGCGAGGGCGAGCCCGCCAAGGACCTCACCGCGGTGAGCCACGAGGCGACCAAGCTCGCGTTCCGCACCGGCGGCGTCGTCGGCATGTTCACCGTCGGCCTCGGCCTGCTCGGCGCGTGCAGCGTCGTGCTCGTCTACGCGGCCGACGCGCCCAAGGTGCTGGAGGGCTTTGGCCTCGGCGCCGCGCTGATCGCGATGTTCATGCGTGTCGGCGGCGGCATCTTCACCAAGGCCGCGGACGTCGGCGCCGACCTCGTCGGCAAGGTCGAGCAGGGCATCCCCGAGGACGACCCGCGCAACGCCGCCACCATCGCCGACAACGTCGGCGACAACGTCGGCGACTGCGCCGGCATGGCGGCCGACCTCTTCGAGTCGTACGCCGTCACCCTGGTCGCCGCGCTCATCCTGGGCAAGGTCGCCCTCGGTGACGCCGGTCTCGCCTTCCCGCTGATCGTTCCGGCGATCGGCGTGGTCACCGCCATGATCGGCGTCTTCGTCGTGGCGCCCAAGGCCAGCGACCGCAGCGGCATGACCGCCATCAACCGCGGCTTCTTCATCTCCGCGGTGATCTCCCTGGTGATGGTGGCCATCGCCGTCTTCGCGTACCTGCCCTCGTCGTACACGGACCTCGACGGCGTCGGCGCCGGCATCGCCGAGCACGACGGCAACCCGCAGGTGCTCGCGCTCGTCGCGGTCGCCATCGGCATCGTGCTCGCGGCGGTCATCCAGCAGCTCACCGGCTACTTCACCGAGACCAACCGCCGTCCCGTACGGGACATCGGCAAGACCTCGCTGACCGGCCCGGCCACGGTGGTGCTCGCCGGCATCTCCATCGGCCTGGAGTCCGCCGTCTACACCGCGGTCCTCATCGGTCTCAGCGTCTACGGCGCGTTCCTGCTCGGCGGTACGTCCATCATGCTGGCGCTCTTCGCGGTGGCCCTGGCCGGCACCGGCCTGCTGACCACCGTCGGCGTCATCGTCGCGATGGACACCTTCGGCCCGGTCTCCGACAACGCCCAGGGCATCGCCGAGATGTCCGGCGACGTCGAGGGCGACGGCGCCCAGGTCCTCACCAACCTGGACGCGGTCGGCAACACCACCAAGGCCATCACCAAGGGCATCGCCATCGCCACCGCGGTCCTCGCGGCGGCGGCGCTCTTCGGCTCGTACCGCGACGCGGTCAACGAGGCGGTGTCGGAGGCGACGAACGTCGGCAACCCGCTGGCCCTCAGCCTGGACATCGGGCAGCCGAACAACCTCGTCGGCCTCATCCTCGGTGCCGCGGTCGTCTTCCTCTTCTCCGGTCTGGCGATCAACGCCGTCTCCCGCTCCGCGGGCGCGGTGGTCTTCGAGGTGCGCCGGCAGTTCCGCGAGCACCCGGGGATCATGGACTACTCGGAGGAGCCGGAGTACGGCAAGGTCGTCGACATCTGCACCCGGGACGCGCTGCGCGAGCTGCGTACGCCCGGTCTGCTCGCCGTCATGGCGCCGATCGCGGTCGGCTTCACGTTCGGCGTCGGCGCGCTGGCCTCGTTCCTCGCCGGTGCCATCGGCGCGGGCGTGCTGATGGCGGTCTTCCTGGCCAACTCGGGCGGCGCCTGGGACAACGCCAAGAAGCTCGTCGAGGACGGCCACCACGGCGGCAAGGGCAGTGAGGCCCACGCCGCCACGGTGATCGGCGACACGGTCGGTGACCCGTTCAAGGACACCGCGGGCCCGGCGATCAACCCGCTGCTGAAGGTGATGAACCTGGTGGCGCTGCTGATCGCGCCGGCGGTGGTGAAGTTCTCGTACGGTGACGACGCCAACCTCGGGGTACGGGCTGTCATCGCGATCGCGGCCATCGGGATCATCGCCGGTGCCGTGTACATCTCCAAGCGCCGCGGCATCGCGGTCGGTGACGAGGAGTCGGAGACCACGGCGCCCACCGGCCCGTCGCCGACGTCGTCGACCGATCCGGCGGTGGTCAACGGCTGA